A single genomic interval of Brevibacillus brevis harbors:
- a CDS encoding type I polyketide synthase, with amino-acid sequence MGYKYDDQTYTGLEIAVIGMDCKFPKAEDVHQFWDNLKNGVEGVSFFSDEEMIQSGIDPALCNDPNYVKAKGYLEGIDYFDSTFFDYTPREATVLDPQIRVFHEVVMNALENAGYNPETYKGQIGLYAGSTENVNWLLRQLLVDENPTFNLSYREYLCTSISYKLKLKGPSVSVLSACSTSLVAVHLASQALLNGECSIAIAGGVHISLPSKKGYYYSDDLIYSPDGHCRAFDVSSTGTLVSDGAGVVVLKTLQDAIKDKDHIYAIIKGSAINNDGHRKAGFSAPSIQGQKEVIEAALHMAEVDAESITMLEAHGTGTKIGDAIEVEALKRAYQTNKRAYCAIGSVKSNIGHLNEAAGIAGMIKTILSLANRQIPPSLHVLNPNPKIEFENTPFFVNHSLMDWHTTDQPRRAAVSSFGIGGTNAHVILEEAPMLEKQAATDEPQLFVFSAKTESALQQQINRFKNHLKQQPDIDLRDAAYTLQVGRMALSNRFYLTAESFQELFHQLDTKKLWGRTPEKGEKSILYLIPEISGDLQSVQFALSLYQKHRLFREEVTQCLSKLGSNSKVDLRQLFDPGEKGSLQLQAIHFLFAYAFAKVMFTYHEQPFGILGFKSGNLVAATLAEAVAIEHSFAAFMGNEITTITENQIRQLRIPMFSPVNGEKLSGEQLKDRAFWSTVLNASLSIPKGVSTLCQTPKMVVAFLGNKENGIGDHTDLPMHEWISLCTSSMEERPSEAFVLKWIGELWSSGVSIHWEALHKKGANGRIPLPTYPFERNRYFLDDDPVQIGKTFLQQVKEQSLVQKGVSDWYYVPTWKRGALSSLPTGKTKQRSAIIFHDVELNATILEACKRHYKEPFFVARGCPPVSEGDNGYLLGETSKRGFSDILQAYYQKTKNEPDAILYFSLIQDDFIEEDQMQAESILEETYYGFLHLVQALDEIKGSTAIQLSVVANRLFDVLGDEEINPWKATLLGLVRGIPLEFPDRNCQLIDISGQEQLVASGMVETLLCEMEGSQEDLFALRGKSKWLPLYERTSLETHSTLKLIDGGTYLISGGTGGIGLELAAYIASHCKASIILLGRSFFPAKDEWGKWLQDHGKQDSISAKIKRIQEIERSGAQIYVYQADVSDFSTLASTLYCAQEEVGPVQGVIHAAGLPGSGLIQQISKETMHQVIMSKTMGCINLNRLLRENNLDFFVLCSSISTISPMIGQSDYNAANAFLDAYAEYCNREGKQAITNVKWDVWKKVGMAVQSGLSTAPRKELEHPLFEYRFQAGDKELFYSKLSLHRHWVLQDHRTNEHGVLSGTTLLEMVREAADNSMLKKPYLLRQVHFHTPITVREEEEKGVLLLFTKNKESYDFIIYSRFHHDEHTWIPHVTGTIEAAQQSASTMDLEALKESCGDKHVLFTEADHQKHGGYLNFGKRWRNIREVMAGSDEGVAIIELPETYQADLDDYHLHPGMLDTATSFLLGFLNKQKMFIPLSYESIAVYGKMPRRIYSYSKYLDSRFPQEDLASFDIQIMDEFGNVIIDIRNYTVIAISESVADRISDGKKHSIQINLDKWMDADAHGDDSSPIGILPEEGREIFGKILTSGVSNLIISTIDIETRLRKSHHSTANGWNGYEQSASKKIQAKRPPLSVEYVPPQTDIEKALCAIYENYLGMAPIGIADDFFELGGDSLKAIHVSTNIRKQFDSNITLTDLFQYKTIKNVAEFIKSNNQVGQYQIAPVEVQPHYKTSLAQRRIFFLQGLMPDTVGYNESTAVLLEGPIHLRKIEEIFAKMIERHESLRTSFQVLEGEIVQIVHPRIDFEVICLESDEHSVEQDLEKFIQPFDLARAPLFRVGLIKIGEQKSILAVDIHHIISDGTSISLLVKDFSELYRNVSLPPLNVQYKDYAEWQHDFARSTAYRAQEAYWLNKLGGALPVLQLPTDFPRPASLSFHGDRISLELDQQLSEGIKKFSQENQVTWFMTMLAAYYAWLARLSGDSDILVGIPQAGRNHDELKEIVGMFVNSLVLRNKPEREKSFLELLHEVKTSLLEALENQDFQIEQILDQLDFKRDPSRTFLYDTIFNYQSMKNQTESEGTYYEDIKLSAYPVTVKTTKADLNIHLYETAAGIYLECYYRTDLFKQETVQYMFTEYRKLLECIIQKPNLQIGELPILKQSEGLHRENGVVPLCKYQPFSFKESTAALVKRFEEQVATYPNHIAVKHNFDALEYGQLNAKVNQIARKILEHCSPESAQTPVALLFGNTLEMVVALMGALKAGVPFVPLDRSAPIERLAYMIDDAQSSILLTDSENIILAGEVVEKINQKIQTINLTDGTSNISEENLDLSIKGEAIAFILYTSGSTGRPKGVMQSYQNVYYYLSQFTQVLKVHQRDHIALLTSYSHAIGILDILGSLLNGATLHLYDIKLDGSMTRFANWLNQERITLFHSVPSVFRFFMKNLDDSIRLPHIRMVLLGGEVVSGTDFELYKQKHADDCLFVNFLGCSEVMVISFFIMNKDMAVHPAKIPAGYVVDGINLRILNENNQEVSIYESGQLYYQSEYLSPGYWNRAEETEKAFAYDLHTGEGRLYRSGDYGRLLPDGCLEYNGRNDSQLKIRGYRVDLNEVESVIDGLDCMVKSVVKSTEDANNEPVIVSYYVLKEHISEKEIIGMVKELLPSYLVPQYWMELQSFAMVGPNKIDRSALPALNVNTPKSSRTAPPQNRMEELLLKIWQETLGKEQIGVDDGFFDVGGHSLMLMQVQNNLEKELQTTIEMADLFKYPTIRSLALFLQDKQQNKNDYLQQSMQRGELRKSLRQQRGKR; translated from the coding sequence ATGGGGTATAAATATGACGATCAGACGTATACAGGGTTAGAGATTGCTGTCATTGGCATGGATTGTAAATTTCCAAAAGCCGAGGATGTTCACCAATTTTGGGACAATCTCAAGAATGGAGTCGAAGGGGTATCTTTCTTTTCGGATGAGGAAATGATTCAATCCGGAATCGATCCAGCTCTATGCAACGATCCGAATTATGTGAAAGCAAAAGGGTATCTGGAAGGGATAGACTATTTTGATTCTACCTTCTTTGATTATACCCCCCGTGAAGCAACCGTACTGGACCCGCAAATTAGAGTTTTTCACGAAGTGGTAATGAACGCCTTGGAAAATGCGGGCTATAATCCTGAAACGTACAAGGGCCAAATCGGTCTGTACGCAGGAAGTACCGAAAATGTGAATTGGCTGCTGAGACAGTTGCTGGTTGATGAGAACCCCACTTTCAATTTAAGCTATCGTGAGTATTTATGTACGTCCATTTCCTACAAATTAAAGTTGAAGGGTCCAAGCGTCTCCGTACTAAGCGCATGCTCAACGTCATTGGTTGCAGTTCATCTCGCCAGCCAGGCATTATTAAACGGCGAATGCAGCATAGCGATTGCGGGCGGCGTACACATTTCCCTTCCGTCAAAAAAAGGCTATTACTATTCCGATGATCTCATTTACTCGCCTGATGGTCATTGTCGCGCGTTTGATGTCTCTTCGACAGGAACGCTCGTTAGTGACGGAGCAGGAGTCGTCGTCTTGAAAACATTGCAGGACGCGATAAAAGACAAGGACCATATTTATGCCATTATAAAAGGATCGGCGATCAATAACGACGGGCATCGTAAAGCGGGTTTTTCCGCGCCTAGTATTCAGGGACAAAAAGAAGTCATCGAGGCAGCTCTCCACATGGCGGAGGTAGATGCGGAATCAATCACGATGCTGGAAGCTCATGGGACAGGAACCAAGATCGGTGATGCCATCGAAGTGGAAGCTCTCAAAAGGGCGTATCAAACGAATAAAAGAGCATACTGCGCCATAGGTTCGGTTAAATCAAATATTGGGCATCTGAATGAAGCGGCTGGTATTGCAGGCATGATCAAAACGATTCTTTCGTTGGCAAACAGGCAAATTCCGCCGTCCCTTCATGTTTTGAACCCGAATCCTAAAATAGAGTTTGAGAATACTCCTTTTTTTGTAAATCATTCTTTGATGGATTGGCATACGACAGATCAACCTCGACGAGCAGCAGTCAGCTCCTTTGGAATTGGCGGAACGAATGCACATGTAATCCTTGAGGAAGCGCCAATGCTTGAAAAGCAAGCGGCCACGGATGAACCTCAATTGTTTGTCTTTTCTGCCAAAACAGAAAGCGCTTTGCAGCAGCAGATCAACCGCTTCAAAAATCACTTGAAACAACAGCCTGATATTGACCTGCGCGATGCGGCTTATACGCTTCAGGTAGGGAGAATGGCTTTGTCAAATCGTTTTTATTTGACTGCCGAAAGCTTCCAGGAGCTTTTCCATCAGTTAGATACGAAAAAGCTTTGGGGCAGAACACCGGAAAAAGGGGAAAAATCTATCCTCTACCTCATTCCGGAAATTTCCGGAGATCTACAAAGCGTTCAATTTGCCCTCTCGTTATACCAAAAGCATCGGCTGTTTCGAGAGGAAGTCACGCAATGCCTAAGCAAATTAGGTTCGAACAGTAAGGTCGATTTACGCCAATTGTTCGATCCAGGTGAAAAAGGGAGTCTGCAACTTCAAGCGATTCATTTTCTTTTTGCTTATGCTTTTGCAAAAGTAATGTTTACTTACCATGAGCAACCCTTTGGCATACTTGGATTCAAGAGTGGAAATTTGGTAGCCGCCACTCTAGCGGAAGCCGTGGCTATCGAGCATTCGTTTGCGGCATTCATGGGTAATGAGATCACAACGATTACGGAAAACCAGATTCGCCAGCTTCGGATTCCCATGTTTTCTCCTGTAAATGGCGAAAAGCTTTCCGGAGAACAATTGAAGGACCGAGCTTTTTGGAGTACAGTACTGAATGCTTCGCTTTCCATACCAAAAGGAGTTTCCACACTTTGCCAAACTCCGAAGATGGTGGTGGCTTTCCTAGGAAATAAGGAAAATGGAATTGGTGATCACACAGATTTGCCCATGCACGAGTGGATTTCTTTATGTACGAGCAGCATGGAAGAAAGGCCCTCGGAAGCCTTTGTTTTGAAATGGATCGGGGAATTATGGAGTTCAGGAGTAAGCATCCATTGGGAAGCTTTACATAAAAAGGGGGCTAATGGACGCATCCCTTTGCCTACTTATCCTTTTGAGCGGAATCGCTACTTTTTGGATGATGACCCGGTACAGATCGGGAAAACCTTCCTGCAACAGGTCAAGGAACAATCATTGGTCCAAAAGGGCGTATCGGATTGGTATTACGTGCCGACATGGAAAAGAGGTGCTCTTTCCAGTTTGCCTACTGGGAAAACGAAACAGCGATCTGCTATCATTTTCCATGATGTAGAGCTGAATGCGACGATTCTGGAAGCGTGCAAACGGCATTATAAAGAGCCGTTTTTTGTAGCGCGCGGGTGTCCTCCTGTCTCTGAGGGGGATAACGGTTATCTGTTAGGGGAAACGAGTAAAAGAGGCTTCAGCGATATTTTACAAGCATACTATCAGAAAACCAAAAACGAACCGGATGCGATCCTCTACTTTTCCCTTATCCAGGATGATTTCATTGAAGAGGATCAGATGCAGGCCGAAAGTATACTGGAAGAAACTTATTATGGCTTTCTGCATCTCGTCCAGGCACTAGATGAAATCAAAGGATCTACGGCGATTCAACTCTCTGTCGTTGCGAATCGTCTTTTTGACGTGCTTGGCGATGAAGAGATTAACCCTTGGAAAGCAACATTGCTGGGTTTAGTCCGTGGCATTCCATTGGAATTTCCTGATAGGAACTGCCAGTTGATTGATATTTCTGGCCAGGAGCAGCTAGTCGCCTCTGGAATGGTCGAGACGCTTTTGTGCGAAATGGAAGGTAGTCAAGAGGACCTGTTTGCTTTGCGAGGAAAATCAAAATGGCTTCCTCTCTATGAGCGTACATCTCTGGAAACCCATTCAACCCTGAAGCTGATAGACGGAGGCACCTATCTGATTTCTGGAGGTACAGGTGGAATTGGATTGGAGTTGGCCGCTTACATCGCCAGTCACTGTAAGGCCAGTATTATTCTGCTTGGGCGATCATTCTTTCCTGCGAAGGATGAGTGGGGGAAATGGCTCCAAGATCACGGAAAGCAAGACTCCATCTCAGCCAAGATCAAACGGATTCAGGAGATCGAACGAAGCGGCGCACAAATTTACGTCTACCAGGCGGATGTTTCTGATTTCTCTACTCTTGCCTCGACTCTGTATTGTGCTCAGGAGGAAGTTGGCCCCGTTCAAGGTGTGATTCATGCGGCAGGACTTCCGGGCAGCGGCCTTATCCAACAGATAAGCAAGGAGACGATGCACCAGGTCATCATGTCAAAGACAATGGGATGCATCAACTTAAATCGACTTCTGCGGGAAAACAACTTGGACTTTTTCGTGCTGTGCTCGTCTATCAGTACGATTTCCCCGATGATCGGGCAGTCTGATTATAATGCCGCCAATGCCTTTTTAGATGCGTATGCCGAGTATTGTAACCGGGAAGGGAAGCAGGCAATCACCAATGTGAAATGGGATGTTTGGAAAAAGGTAGGGATGGCGGTACAGTCTGGGTTATCGACCGCTCCTAGAAAAGAGCTTGAACATCCGCTCTTTGAATACCGTTTTCAGGCGGGTGACAAAGAACTGTTCTATTCAAAACTAAGCCTGCATCGTCATTGGGTTTTGCAGGATCATCGTACCAATGAACATGGAGTGCTATCAGGAACGACATTGCTTGAAATGGTTCGGGAAGCCGCTGATAACAGTATGCTGAAAAAGCCCTATCTCCTCCGACAAGTGCATTTCCACACGCCGATAACCGTGCGCGAGGAAGAGGAAAAAGGAGTCTTGCTCCTCTTTACTAAAAACAAGGAAAGCTATGACTTTATCATATACAGTCGTTTTCATCATGACGAGCATACGTGGATTCCTCATGTTACCGGCACAATTGAAGCTGCCCAGCAGTCTGCAAGCACGATGGATCTGGAAGCTTTGAAGGAAAGCTGCGGAGACAAGCATGTACTGTTTACCGAAGCGGATCATCAAAAGCATGGAGGATATCTGAATTTCGGGAAGAGATGGCGCAATATTCGCGAAGTTATGGCGGGGTCAGATGAAGGGGTAGCCATCATTGAGTTGCCTGAAACGTATCAAGCCGATCTGGACGATTATCATCTGCATCCTGGTATGCTGGATACAGCGACAAGCTTTTTGCTCGGCTTTCTCAATAAACAGAAGATGTTTATTCCCTTGTCCTACGAATCAATTGCCGTCTATGGCAAAATGCCGCGCCGCATATACAGCTACAGCAAATATTTGGACAGCCGTTTTCCGCAGGAGGACTTGGCGAGTTTCGATATTCAGATCATGGATGAGTTCGGAAATGTGATCATTGATATCCGAAACTATACCGTAATCGCGATATCCGAATCTGTTGCAGACCGGATCAGTGACGGAAAGAAGCACAGTATACAGATTAATCTAGATAAATGGATGGACGCTGATGCTCACGGAGACGATTCCAGCCCAATCGGAATCTTGCCGGAAGAGGGGCGTGAAATATTTGGAAAAATACTGACGTCCGGTGTTTCCAACCTGATCATTTCCACGATCGACATCGAAACCCGTTTACGTAAAAGCCATCACAGCACAGCTAATGGATGGAACGGATATGAACAGTCAGCAAGCAAAAAGATTCAGGCAAAACGACCACCGTTGTCTGTAGAGTATGTTCCTCCCCAAACGGATATCGAAAAAGCGCTGTGTGCCATTTATGAAAACTATTTAGGAATGGCTCCTATTGGTATCGCAGATGACTTTTTTGAGCTGGGTGGAGATTCTCTCAAGGCGATACATGTTAGCACGAACATCAGAAAGCAGTTTGATAGCAATATCACGTTGACGGATTTATTCCAGTATAAAACGATCAAAAACGTAGCTGAATTCATCAAAAGCAATAACCAAGTCGGACAATATCAAATAGCACCCGTCGAGGTTCAACCACACTACAAGACATCGCTTGCACAAAGACGCATCTTTTTCTTACAGGGTCTGATGCCAGATACGGTGGGGTACAATGAATCGACTGCCGTTTTGCTGGAAGGGCCGATTCATCTCAGAAAAATTGAAGAGATATTTGCCAAAATGATTGAGAGGCACGAAAGCTTACGCACTTCGTTTCAGGTACTGGAAGGTGAGATTGTCCAAATTGTACACCCCCGTATTGACTTCGAAGTGATTTGCTTGGAGTCCGATGAACATTCGGTTGAGCAAGATCTCGAGAAGTTTATTCAACCGTTCGATCTGGCGAGGGCGCCTCTTTTCCGAGTGGGATTAATCAAAATTGGAGAACAAAAGAGTATTCTAGCAGTGGACATCCATCATATTATTTCGGATGGAACATCCATTAGCTTATTGGTGAAAGATTTTTCTGAATTGTACAGGAACGTTTCGCTTCCTCCATTGAACGTCCAGTATAAGGATTACGCGGAGTGGCAGCACGATTTTGCACGGTCAACCGCTTATCGGGCACAAGAGGCCTATTGGTTGAATAAGCTGGGGGGAGCATTGCCTGTCCTGCAGCTGCCGACGGACTTCCCTCGCCCGGCATCCCTTAGCTTCCATGGTGATCGGATTAGTCTGGAGCTTGATCAACAATTGAGTGAGGGAATCAAGAAGTTTTCTCAGGAGAATCAGGTCACCTGGTTTATGACGATGTTGGCTGCGTATTATGCATGGCTGGCGAGACTCAGTGGGGACTCAGATATCCTGGTAGGAATTCCGCAAGCAGGCCGAAACCATGATGAGCTGAAAGAGATCGTAGGCATGTTTGTCAATTCCCTTGTTCTGCGTAATAAGCCAGAGAGGGAGAAAAGCTTCCTTGAATTGCTTCACGAAGTAAAAACGAGTTTATTGGAAGCGTTGGAAAATCAGGATTTTCAAATCGAACAGATATTGGATCAACTGGATTTTAAGCGTGACCCAAGCCGTACATTCTTATATGATACGATCTTCAATTACCAGAGCATGAAGAATCAGACGGAAAGTGAAGGAACGTATTACGAGGACATAAAGTTATCGGCCTACCCGGTCACGGTAAAAACAACAAAAGCGGATCTGAATATTCATTTATACGAAACTGCCGCAGGGATTTATCTGGAATGTTACTACAGGACGGACTTGTTCAAGCAGGAGACAGTCCAATACATGTTTACCGAGTACCGCAAATTGCTTGAATGCATCATCCAAAAACCCAACCTGCAGATTGGCGAATTGCCAATATTGAAACAGAGCGAGGGCTTGCACAGGGAGAATGGTGTTGTGCCGCTTTGCAAGTACCAGCCCTTTTCTTTCAAGGAGTCTACTGCCGCTCTTGTAAAACGGTTTGAAGAGCAGGTTGCCACCTATCCGAATCATATCGCTGTCAAACATAACTTTGATGCTTTGGAATATGGACAGCTCAATGCAAAAGTAAATCAGATTGCCCGAAAAATTTTAGAGCACTGCTCTCCAGAAAGCGCACAAACACCAGTTGCCCTTTTATTTGGGAACACACTCGAAATGGTAGTTGCCTTGATGGGTGCGTTGAAGGCAGGGGTTCCGTTCGTGCCGCTGGATCGAAGTGCTCCAATTGAGCGGTTGGCTTATATGATCGACGATGCGCAATCGAGCATTCTTTTGACCGATTCGGAAAACATAATTTTGGCTGGTGAAGTTGTAGAGAAGATCAACCAGAAAATCCAAACGATCAATTTGACGGACGGAACCAGTAACATTTCAGAAGAGAATTTGGATCTAAGCATAAAAGGCGAAGCAATTGCATTTATCCTCTATACTTCTGGCTCGACAGGAAGACCGAAGGGGGTCATGCAGAGCTATCAAAACGTCTATTACTATCTTTCACAGTTCACCCAGGTATTGAAGGTCCATCAACGTGATCATATCGCATTGTTGACATCGTACAGTCATGCGATCGGCATCTTGGATATATTGGGAAGCTTGTTAAATGGGGCTACTTTGCATCTCTATGATATCAAGCTGGACGGTAGTATGACGCGATTCGCCAATTGGTTAAATCAGGAACGAATCACATTGTTCCACTCCGTTCCATCCGTGTTCCGCTTTTTTATGAAGAACCTGGATGACAGCATACGACTTCCTCATATTCGCATGGTTTTATTAGGAGGAGAGGTCGTGTCTGGCACGGATTTTGAGTTGTACAAACAAAAACACGCGGATGACTGCTTGTTTGTCAATTTCCTGGGTTGTTCGGAAGTGATGGTCATTTCATTTTTCATCATGAACAAGGATATGGCAGTCCATCCTGCAAAAATTCCAGCCGGGTATGTCGTCGATGGCATAAATTTGCGCATTCTTAACGAAAACAACCAGGAAGTGAGTATTTACGAATCCGGGCAACTCTACTATCAAAGCGAGTATCTCTCTCCTGGGTACTGGAACCGCGCAGAAGAAACAGAGAAGGCTTTTGCATACGATTTGCACACAGGTGAGGGTCGATTGTACCGAAGCGGAGACTACGGCAGATTATTGCCAGATGGTTGCTTGGAATACAACGGCAGAAACGATTCCCAGTTGAAAATCAGAGGCTACAGGGTTGATTTGAATGAAGTAGAAAGTGTCATCGACGGATTGGATTGTATGGTAAAGAGTGTTGTCAAATCAACCGAGGATGCGAACAACGAACCGGTCATCGTTTCTTACTACGTATTGAAGGAACACATATCAGAGAAAGAGATCATCGGTATGGTGAAGGAATTATTACCGAGCTACCTTGTTCCGCAATATTGGATGGAATTGCAATCGTTTGCCATGGTCGGACCGAATAAAATCGACCGCAGTGCATTGCCAGCCTTGAATGTCAACACGCCAAAGAGCTCCCGTACGGCTCCACCGCAAAATCGCATGGAAGAACTGCTCCTAAAAATATGGCAAGAAACATTAGGAAAAGAGCAGATCGGAGTAGACGATGGATTTTTTGACGTTGGTGGTCACTCGTTGATGTTGATGCAAGTTCAAAACAATCTGGAGAAGGAACTGCAAACAACGATTGAGATGGCCGATTTGTTCAAATATCCAACCATACGTTCGTTGGCTTTGTTTTTACAAGACAAGCAGCAGAACAAAAATGATTATTTGCAGCAAAGCATGCAGCGGGGCGAGCTTAGAAAAAGCCTGCGCCAGCAACGGGGAAAACGGTAA
- a CDS encoding thioesterase II family protein, with product MENNNSSDYMKLFCLPYAGGSATVFSKWRRELDPRIELLPVELAGRGRRFKEPCYPSLPDGVKDVSSYIMEQIGDSDYSLFGHSMGSLYICELMKQIRKNGWRKPRHLFLSGMHPPHIRDKKKIHHLPGEEFIQEIIQLGGTPKEVAENKELMEIFTPVLRGDYKNVEEYFLVADQETWDIDMTVLTGDDDNLVTLDDINQWRKYTSQSCTIVTLQGGHFFINEEEEKVIDIINKTLTT from the coding sequence GTGGAAAACAATAACAGCTCTGATTACATGAAGTTATTTTGCTTGCCCTACGCAGGTGGTTCGGCCACTGTTTTTAGTAAGTGGAGACGAGAGCTGGACCCAAGAATTGAGCTGCTTCCGGTGGAGTTGGCGGGGAGAGGAAGGCGTTTTAAAGAACCGTGTTACCCTTCCTTGCCCGACGGTGTAAAAGACGTTTCCTCCTACATAATGGAGCAGATTGGAGACAGCGATTATTCGTTGTTTGGGCACAGTATGGGGTCTCTTTACATCTGTGAGCTCATGAAACAAATCCGAAAAAATGGCTGGAGAAAGCCGCGGCATCTATTTTTATCTGGCATGCATCCTCCACATATTCGGGACAAAAAAAAGATTCATCATTTGCCGGGTGAAGAATTCATCCAGGAAATCATACAGCTTGGCGGTACCCCCAAAGAAGTAGCAGAGAACAAAGAGCTTATGGAAATTTTCACTCCTGTCCTGAGGGGTGATTATAAAAATGTAGAAGAGTATTTTTTGGTGGCAGATCAAGAAACGTGGGATATCGATATGACTGTCCTGACGGGAGATGATGATAACCTCGTAACATTGGATGATATTAACCAGTGGAGAAAATATACGAGCCAATCATGTACGATCGTGACTCTCCAGGGTGGACACTTCTTTATCAATGAGGAAGAAGAAAAGGTTATCGATATTATTAATAAAACGCTAACTACATAA
- a CDS encoding glycosyltransferase gives MAIYIWCSSIDREIGGIKQGYQHVNVLNKNGIPSYIYHEEEGFRCSWFRKDTPICYHKEDISENDIVVFPEFSVPSLPQKFQVRNKVIFNQGCYHTFNNLPLPVVLLRNKLSSYYHKEEVKAVLVVSENDRSYLKHCFPDKNIYRIKHGIDSSLFYFDKAAKKKQIAFMCTKNPHDIRQIIYMLKIRDALKGWELTPIYEKPHKEVARILREASIFLSFGTQEGFYLPAAEAMACGCIVIGYNGLAGREYFQPDFSYTISNGDVLQFTLVVERAIEQFNKSNDIFMEKSIKASNYIQKNYSLDKEEKSIVEAWNQILSLISVRDSYAHSYSHPSSPFQ, from the coding sequence ATGGCAATTTATATTTGGTGCTCTTCAATTGATAGAGAGATAGGCGGTATAAAGCAAGGCTATCAACATGTGAACGTTTTAAATAAAAACGGGATTCCCTCGTATATATACCATGAAGAAGAGGGATTTCGCTGCTCATGGTTTAGGAAGGATACGCCAATCTGCTATCACAAAGAAGATATAAGTGAAAATGACATCGTGGTATTCCCCGAGTTCAGCGTTCCATCCCTTCCACAAAAATTTCAAGTCAGAAATAAAGTGATTTTTAACCAAGGTTGTTATCACACGTTCAATAATCTTCCGCTTCCAGTCGTATTATTAAGAAATAAGTTATCGTCCTATTACCACAAAGAAGAAGTAAAGGCCGTATTGGTTGTATCTGAAAATGATAGAAGCTACTTAAAACATTGTTTTCCTGACAAAAACATCTATCGAATCAAACACGGCATCGATTCATCCTTGTTTTATTTTGATAAAGCTGCGAAAAAGAAACAAATTGCTTTTATGTGCACGAAAAACCCTCACGACATACGACAGATTATCTATATGCTGAAAATCAGAGATGCTTTAAAAGGGTGGGAACTTACCCCCATTTACGAAAAGCCTCATAAAGAAGTAGCGAGAATCCTCAGAGAAGCATCCATTTTCTTAAGCTTCGGAACGCAAGAAGGATTTTACTTGCCCGCGGCTGAAGCGATGGCGTGTGGCTGTATCGTGATTGGGTACAATGGCTTGGCTGGTAGAGAGTATTTTCAACCAGATTTTAGTTACACCATATCGAATGGGGATGTTTTACAGTTCACACTTGTAGTCGAACGGGCTATCGAGCAGTTTAATAAATCCAACGATATTTTTATGGAAAAGTCAATCAAAGCTAGCAACTATATTCAAAAGAACTACTCACTCGATAAAGAAGAAAAGAGTATAGTAGAAGCTTGGAATCAGATTCTTTCATTAATTAGTGTACGTGATTCGTATGCACATTCGTACTCACATCCTTCATCCCCATTTCAATGA
- a CDS encoding LLM class flavin-dependent oxidoreductase gives MKFYADLPMWLHYNDKNQLHLIHESAKLLEENGFAGSLLFYQHTTLDPWIVATGTLQATNNHLPIIALQPNTIPPFSAAKMIHSLVHLYGRKVALNLIPGQSPSELRQVNDTVPAEERFDRLVEYIEILRSLLQSNDPLTYSGKYYTYNELQVFAQVDEDLRPIIFMPGASSLFQKAALQSVDVAIQLASPISQLVNSFDILYDSHVELCCRLGIIARPTSQEAIEVAKEEVPMRFMQIVKKQGRASGFYTEEEERIYFPTEQGKAFRGPLLVGSYDEVASYFRRYKDFGIKHIIFSCIRSVEDLQHVKEVLNRAEMVGMT, from the coding sequence ATGAAATTTTATGCAGATTTACCAATGTGGCTTCATTATAATGACAAGAATCAACTCCACCTCATCCACGAATCCGCAAAATTATTAGAGGAGAATGGGTTTGCAGGGTCCCTGCTTTTTTATCAGCATACTACGCTTGATCCATGGATCGTTGCCACTGGCACCTTACAAGCTACAAACAATCATCTGCCGATCATCGCATTGCAGCCAAATACAATTCCTCCGTTCTCCGCTGCCAAAATGATACATTCGCTAGTCCACTTGTACGGGCGCAAAGTAGCGCTAAATTTAATACCTGGTCAATCGCCATCCGAGCTTCGGCAAGTCAATGATACTGTACCGGCCGAGGAACGCTTCGATCGCTTAGTGGAATACATAGAGATATTGCGGTCATTACTTCAGTCAAATGACCCTTTAACATACAGTGGCAAATACTATACGTACAATGAGTTGCAAGTCTTTGCGCAAGTGGATGAGGATTTGAGACCGATCATTTTTATGCCAGGGGCCTCCTCCTTATTTCAAAAAGCCGCCCTCCAGTCGGTTGATGTAGCTATTCAATTAGCAAGTCCCATCTCTCAGCTTGTCAACAGCTTTGACATTCTTTATGATTCGCATGTGGAATTATGTTGTCGACTTGGCATTATCGCACGTCCAACGTCTCAGGAAGCCATCGAAGTGGCAAAAGAGGAAGTCCCCATGCGATTTATGCAGATTGTGAAGAAGCAGGGAAGAGCGTCAGGATTTTATACAGAAGAAGAAGAGCGTATTTATTTTCCTACCGAACAAGGCAAGGCTTTTCGCGGGCCATTATTGGTTGGCTCCTACGATGAGGTAGCAAGTTATTTTCGTAGATACAAGGACTTCGGGATTAAACATATCATTTTTAGTTGCATTCGTTCGGTTGAAGATTTGCAGCATGTGAAAGAGGTATTGAATCGAGCAGAGATGGTCGGGATGACCTAG